The proteins below are encoded in one region of Diorhabda carinulata isolate Delta chromosome 3, icDioCari1.1, whole genome shotgun sequence:
- the LOC130892046 gene encoding teneurin-m isoform X4, with the protein MAMSTYSQGKGRLYPAYSLSGSEGEDSPRRYNSSHNTYQHPLYQQPAGLSDTPTSENASDATLTDSELALARDSTLLVHNGCLLDGVPRPPDVPPRNPTMNRLNGRLTTAPPAESAQDFEPSCLVRTPSGNVYIPSGTINHANKNPNIDYKSSNSPCCSPSKEMKNSDRCGSLPYGSHAVPIVPVRRPNSSHFPQASRFHFRKGLTSKCTWKCTAIAFIMLSVVLTAALSYISASNLLNLSYQNTKPCEVLVGDNTQIVPDSKTVPPSETNLSISTRPKTSNTGGNFYQSVYARKRRQILISPHAFVLPVDSTTSSSISSRSTSVHANSVTSMHDINNSDFTTALDSTTEEISTTDSTTDSTPTSTSTFMDITSSTTQEIFTDLEETVPSSEETQSTDESSIEQISSAETATKTTTRKTLRYATEENLYYDLLESSEDDMSDSSLFKLDKEEYNDFFKDEPQDSIEIVNMDNKLLSTTQKAKVGYNKNIKKIEDNSKELTDANLSILPMGENKDLKQIRINGPTVLYNNATNNEVFSDFKSNPKPSPNFKVVDFPASMSSSKRVLVNVTIATDDTNNGQSVYVLSVSVPTDGKSQPGVEIDTKDNHHKETVKLSDKTTAPPLDFEKEVGGACECSCPSLESNEFSDNSTADYDYDNIVIEHHNLTTTELYGNSTERNPTTDIESTSENWSTVCPEVTTKLPPPPTILILEGARTFPAKSFPPDGTTFSQISLGQRLSKEIPAYSYWNMQFYQSEAAYVQFDYSIPRGASIGVYARRNALPTHTQYHILEVLSGFKARTTRASHQSSVKKEVTHYMEQGHWFLSLYNDDGDPQEVTFVAVVADDMTHNCPNGCSGKGECLMGHCQCNPGFGGDDCSESVCPVLCSQRGEYINGECQCNPGWKGKECQLRHDECEVPDCNGHGHCANGKCNCIRGYKGKFCEEADCQHPTCSSHGYCVEGTCICKKGWKGSDCSQMDKDALQCLPDCSGHGTFDLDSQTCTCEPRWSGDDCSRELCDLDCGSHGHCVNEACQCDAGWSGEFCNMKQCDPRCNDHGQCKNGTCLCVTGWNGKHCTIEGCPNSCSGHGQCRFSSESSWECRCDNGWDGVDCNLLLEQNCNDGRDNDKDGLVDCEDPECCSNNACKNSQLCVSSPKPIDILLRKQPPAITASFFERMKFLIDEGSLQNYARAETFNESMFWNNFNTSRSAVVRGRVTTQVGTGLMGVRVSTNTPLEGFTLTRDDGWFDLLVNGGGAVTLQFGRSPFSPQSRIVYVPWNEVVIIENVIMVTGDERTISVIPQPCSSHDYDTMKPVVLATWKHGFQGACPDKSAILAESQVVQESLRIPGTGLNLVYQSSRAAGYLSTIQLQLTPEIVPADLKLIHLRITIEGILFEKVFEADPVIKFTYAWNRLNVYRQRVYGVTNAIVKVGYEYNNCKDIIWDVQTTKLSGHDMSISEVGGWNLDIHHRYNFHEGILQKGDGSNIYLKHKPRVILTAMGDGHQRPLECTDCEGQAFKQRLLAPVALASAPDGSLFVGDFNLVRKIQTDGIVRTIVRLNATRVSYRYHMSLSPLDGTLYISDPESHQIIKVRSKDDYSDPDRNWETVVGSGERCLPGDEAHCGDGALARDAKLAYPKGVAVSNDNVLYFADGTNIRMVDRDGIVTTVIGNHMHKSHWKPLPCEGTLNLEEVHLRWPTELAINPLDNTLHIIDDHMILQLTLDGRVKVVAGRPLHCASPLTGYDIELATHATLVMPQSIAFSSSGDLYVAESDSQRINRVRVIGTDGKISPYAGAESKCNCLERGCDCFEADHFLASNAKFNTISSVTVTPDGHVHIGDQANYRIRSVMASIPDASASREYEIYSPETQEIYIFNRFGQHVATKNILTGESSYVFTYNVNTSNGKLSTVTDAAGNKVFLLRDYSSQVNSIENTKGQKCRLRMSRMRMLYELSTPDNYNVTFDYHSPTGLLKTKLDSSGRSYVYNYDEFGRLVSAVTPTGKIISLSFDLSLKGATVKVSQNNRPPVSMLIKGSSVATRIDEVENRIILLPDGSVTSESSWSHSITTDTVPYNILADKDPILGESYPVPAKQRIEIGGDLANRFEWRYFVRPNQNSKNNKNASPRILTKVGKKLRVNGENLLTMEYDRETASVSVFMDDKIELLNVTYDRSARPVKLGPRNGIFTEVELEYDRFSRLTSWKWGDLSENYGFDRAGRLNEIKYGDGSSLVYAFKDMFSSLPLKVSTPRGSDYLLQYDDSGALQSLTTPRGHIHTFSLQTSLGFFKYQYFSPMNRHPYEIIYNDNGQILAKIFPHQSGRVSYVYDDAERLETTLAGMSSTHYVYHELLDLVKSVEIIEPNFELKQEFKYHAGILKDEKIKFNSKSGLDNAHYKYQYDGNARLSTVDVDINGKELPQLRLKYNQNLGILEGISDLRVYRNTFNRSVMQDTTKQFFTITDFDDRGRIKTILINIKSFDVFRLEVEYDSRNRIQMQKLMVGRSQFMDRFSYNSDGHVLEVIGTSNWKYVYDENGNIIGVIKEKEKISLGYDSGDRVVQYGDVEFYSYDSRGFVVRRGEQKYRYNSKGQLIHVFERDKFQIWYYYDDRGRLVSWNDDKGNVTQYLYTNPSTPDLLTHVHFPKTGRTFRFLYDSRNVIITVETSEQRFYVACDQNGSPIALFDINGNLIKEVRRTPFGNIVLDTNPDFYLPVDFHGGILDPNTKLIFVNKRLYDPIVGQWMTPDWERLATKLSIPTDVFIYRFHNNDPINSKMSLDYMTSFNSWLKLYGYDIENMLGSRYISRLIYRPKALVTAPQLAPDFGIMSGLQCIVDKINEKFMDLSFVPKPLLKMEPKTKNLLPRVAYRRSVFGEGVLISRLGSRALVSVVEGVNGVVQDVVTSVFNNSFFLNLQFSIHDQDVFYFVKDNVLKIRDDLEELRRLGGMFNVSTHEITEHGSTTTIKELRIHNPDAVVIIKYGADPEIETHKILRHAHKRAVERAWEIEKQLVAAGFQGRGDWTEEEKEELISHGDVDGYEGVDIHSIHKYPQLADDPGNVAFQRDTKRKRRKSGVRRSRIHRHS; encoded by the exons ccTCTAATTTATTAAACCTGTCATATCAAAATACGAAACCTTGCGAAGTACTCGTAGGGGATAATACACAAATAGTACCCGATTCGAAAACGGTACCACCTTCCGAAACGAATTTATCGATATCGACACGACCTAAGACTTCTAACACGGGAGGTAATTTCTATCAAAGTGTATATGCAAGAAAACGTAGACAGATTTTAATATCACCGCATGCTTTTGTGTTACCAGTTGACAGCACAACTTCTAGTAGTATTAGTTCTAGGAGTACTAGTGTGCATGCCAATAGTGTTACTTCAATGcatgatataaataattcagattTCACCACAGCGTTAGATAGTACCACCGAAGAAATATCTACTACAGATAGTACTACAGATTCGACTCCTACAAGTACGTCTACTTTTATGGATATCACATCTTCGACGACACAAGAAATTTTTACAGATTTAGAAGAAACCGTTCCGTCTTCAGAGGAAACTCAAAGTACCGATGAATCTTCAATTGAGCAGATATCTAGTGCTGAAACTGCAACTAAAACTACTACAAGAAAAACATTAAGATACGCTACTGAAGAAAATCTTTATTATGATCTGCTAGAAAGTTCCGAAGACGATATGTCTGATTCTTCGCTTTTCAAATTGGATAAAGAAGAATACAACGACTTTTTTAAAGATGAACCACAAGATAGTATAGAAATTGTGAATAtggataataaattattgtcaaCAACTCAAAAAGCCAAAGTAGGGTATAacaagaatatcaaaaaaatagaagaCAATTCCAAAGAATTAACAGATGCTAATTTATCTATTTTACCTATGGGAGAAAATAAAGATTTGAAGCAGATCCGCATTAATGGACCGACTGTATTATACAATAACGCTACTAACAATGAAGTTTTTAGTGATTTTAAATCTAACCCCAAACCTTCTCCTAACTTTAAAGTTGTAGACTTTCCTGCCAGCATGTCCTCTTCCAAAAGAGTTCTTGTAAACGTAACTATAGCTACAGACGATACTAACAATGGGCAATCTGTATATGTGCTTTCGGTGTCAGTACCTACGGATGGTAAATCCCAACCTGGAGTTGAAATTGACACGAAAGATAATCATCACAAGGAAACAGTTAAGTTATCAGATAAGACAACTGCCCCGCCGctagattttgaaaaagaagTGGGTGGCGCTTGCGAATGTTCATGTCCTTCATTAGAATCTAACGAATTTTCAGACAATTCGACAGCAGACTATGATTACGATAACATCGTCATCGAACATCACAACTTAACTACTACTGAATTGTATGGTAATAGCACGGAGAGAAATCCTACGACCGATATAGAATCGACTTCCGAAAACTGGTCAACCGTTTGTCCAGAAGTCACTACGAAATTACCACCGCCACCTACTATTCTTATTTTGGAAG GTGCCCGCACGTTTCCAGCTAAGTCGTTTCCACCAGACGGAACTACATTTTCTCAAATATCGCTAGGACAACGATTATCGAAAGAAATTCCGGCGTATAGTTATTGGAACATGCAATTCTATCAATCTGAAGCGGCGTACGTACAATTTGATTACAGCATTCCGAGGGGCGCAAGTATAGGGGTATATGCCAGAAGAAACGCTCTACCTACTCATACACAATATCACATTTTGGAAGTACTTAGTGGGTTTAAGGCTAGAACGACAAGAGCATCACat CAGTCTAGTGTGAAAAAAGAAGTAACTCATTACATGGAACAAGGCCATTGGTTTTTATCATTATACAACGATGATGGGGATCCTCAAGAAGTTACGTTTGTTGCTGTAGTAGCGGATGATATGACCCACAACTGTCCGAACGGTTGTAGCGGAAAAGGAGAATGTCTGATGGGTCACTGTCAATGCAATCCTGGATTTGGAGGAGATGACTGCAGTGAAA GTGTATGTCCTGTGCTATGTAGTCAACGTGGCGAGTACATCAATGGAGAATGTCAATGTAACCCCGGATGGAAAGGAAAAGAATGTCAACTAAGGCATGATGAATGCGAAGTGCCTGATTGCAACGGTCACGGGCATTGTGCTAACGGCAAATGTAACTGCATCAGGGGCTATAAAGGAAAGTTCTGTGAGGAAG CTGACTGTCAACATCCGACCTGTTCATCGCATGGATATTGTGTAGAAGGAACTTGTATTTGTAAGAAGGGTTGGAAAGGAAGCGATTGCTCCCAAATGGATAAAGATGCACTTCAATGTCTTCCAGATTGTTCTGGGCACGGAACATTCGATCTCGATTCTCAAACTTGTACCTGTGAACCGAGATGGTCTGGCGATGACTGTTCAAGAG AACTTTGCGATCTTGATTGTGGTAGTCACGGTCATTGCGTCAACGAAGCGTGCCAATGTGACGCTGGTTGGTCTGGTGAATTCTGCAATATGAAACAATGTGATCCAAGGTGTAATGATCACGGTCAATGTAAAAACGGAACTTGTCTGTGTGTCACTGGTTGGAACGGAAAACACTGTACTATTGAAGGATGTCCGAATAGTTGTTCCGGGCACGGTCAATGTAGATTCAGTAGCGAAAGTAGTTGGGAATGCAGATGTGATAACGGATGGGACGGTGTCGACTGTAATCTTCTACTCGAACAAAATTGTAATGATGGAAGAGATAACGACAAAG ATGGCCTAGTAGATTGTGAAGATCCAGAATGCTGTTCGAACAATGCTTGCAAAAACAGTCAACTTTGCGTTTCGTCACCTAAACCTATAGATATTTTACTGCGAAAACAACCTCCGGCGATAACAGCATCTTTTTTTGAAAGGATGAAGTTTTTAATAGACGAAGGTAGCCTTCAGAACTACGCCCGAGCTGAAACATTCAACGAAAG TATGTTCTGGAACAACTTTAACACGAG tcGATCTGCGGTCGTCAGAGGTCGAGTAACAACACAAGTAGGAACCGGATTAATGGGAGTCAGAGTTAGTACCAATACTCCATTGGAAGGTTTTACATTAACAAGAGATGATGGATGGTTTGATCTACTAGTTAATGGAGGTGGTGCGGTTACTCTACAATTCGGAAGATCGCCTTTCAGCCCTCAGAGTCGCATAGTTTACGTTCCATGGAATGAAGTAGTCATTATAGAAAATGTAATTATGGTAACTGGAGATGAAAGGACAATTAGTGTCATACCACAACCTTGCAGCTCCCACGATTATGATACGATGAAACCTGTCGTTTTAGCGACATGGAAACATGGTTTTCAAGGAGCTTGTCCTGATAAAAGCGCTATATTGGCCGAATCTCAAGTTGTGCAAGAAAGTCTTCGTATACCAGGAACAGGATTGAATCTTGTTTACCAAAGTTCTCGCGCCGCTGGATACTTATCGACAATACAATTACAACTTACACCAGAAATTGTTCCTGCCgatttaaaattgattcatttaaGAATTACAATTGAAGGgattctttttgaaaaagttttcgaagCAGATCCAGTTATAAAATTTACGTATGCTTGGAATAGACTCAACGTATACAGACAAAGAGTTTATGGAGTAACTAACGCTATCGTAAAAGTTGGTTACGAATACAATAATTGCAAGGATATTATTTGGGATGTGCAAACTACGAAATTAAGTGGTCACGATATGAGTATATCAGAAGTTGGTGGATGGAATTTAGACATTCATCATCGTTATAACTTCCACGAAG GAATTTTACAAAAAGGAGATGGTTCAAATATATACTTAAAACACAAACCACGTGTCATATTGACGGCCATGGGCGATGGACATCAAAGACCACTGGAATGTACAGATTGCGAGGGTCAGGCTTTCAAGCAGAGACTTCTTGCACCAGTCGCTCTTGCTAGTGCTCCGGATGGTTCTTTATTTGTTGGAGATTTCAATCTAGTCAGAAAGATTCAGACTGACGGAATCGTACGAACTATAGTCAGATTAAA CGCTACCAGAGTGTCTTACAGATACCACATGTCCTTAAGTCCACTAGATGGAACTTTGTACATCTCCGATCCTGAATCTCATCAAATCATTAAAGTTAGAAGTAAAGACGATTATTCCGATCCAGACCGTAACTGGGAAACGGTGGTCGGATCCGGAGAGCGATGTCTTCCAGGCGATGAAGCACATTGTGGAGACGGTGCTTTAGCTAGAGATGCCAAATTAGCGTATCCAAAAGGAGTCGCGGTATCTAACGACAACGTTTTGTATTTCGCCGATGGAACGAACATAAGAATGGTTGACAGAGATGGTATTGTTACCACTGTTATAGGAAACCACATGCACAAATCGCATTGGAAACCGTTACCTTGTGAAGGAACTTTGAATCTCGAAGAAGTACATCTGAGATGGCCTACAGAACTAGCAATAAACCCTCTTGATAATACTCTACATATAATAGATGACCACATGATCTTACAGCTGACTTTAGATGGAAGAGTGAAAGTCGTAGCGGGTAGACCTTTGCACTGCGCTTCTCCTCTTACGGGCTACGATATCGAACTAGCCACGCATGCCACATTAGTTATGCCGCAAAGTATCGCCTTCAGTTCCTCGGGTGATCTCTACGTTGCCGAAAGTGATTCTCAACGGATAAATAGAGTTCGAGTGATCGGTACAGATGGAAAAATATCTCCGTACGCCGGTGCCGAATCGAAATGTAACTGCTTAGAAAGAGGCTGCGATTGTTTCGAAGCTGATCATTTCCTAGCTTCTAACGccaaattcaacactatatcaTCAGTTACAGTTACGCCCGATGGTCACGTACACATCGGCGATCAAGCTAACTACAGAATCAGATCCGTCATGGCAAGTATTCCAGACGCTAGTGCATCCAGAGAATACGAAATTTATTCTCCGGAAACtcaagaaatttatatattcaatagGTTCGGTCAACACGTAGCTACAAAGAACATTTTAACTGGAGAATCGAGTTATGTTTTCACTTACAACGTTAACACCAGCAACGGTAAACTTAGTACGGTAACTGATGCCGCCGGAAATAAAGTGTTTTTATTAAGAGATTATTCCAGTCAAGTGAATTCTATAGAAAATACGAAAGGTCAAAAATGCAGATTAAGAATGTCCAGAATGAGGATGTTGTATGAACTTAGTACACCAGATAATTACAACGTGACTTTCGATTACCACAGCCCTACTGGTTTATTGAAAACTAAGCTAGATAGTAGTGGAAGAAGCTATGTGTACAATTACGATGAATTCGGTAGATTGGTATCAGCAGTTACACCGACAGGAAAAATTATCAGCTTATCTTTCGATTTGAGCTTGAAAGGTGCCACTGTTAAAGTCAGTCAAAACAATCGACCGCCAGTTTCGATGTTAATAAAAGGATCTAGTGTAGCAACTAGGATAGATGAAGTcgaaaatagaattattttgttACCTGATGGTAGTGTAACTAGCGAATCATCTTGGTCCCATAGTATAACAACAGATACAGTTCCTTATAATATTCTAGCAGATAAAGATCCTATATTAGGTGAAAGCTACCCCGTACCTGCTAAACAGAGAATAGAAATAGGTGGAGATCTCGCTAATAGATTTGAATGGAGATATTTCGTAAGAcctaatcaaaattccaaaaataataagaacGCATCACCGAGAATTTTAACTAAAGTCGGTAAAAAATTAAGAGTAAACGGTGAAAATCTCCTTACAATGGAATACGATCGAGAAACTGCTTCTGTATCGGTATTTATggatgataaaattgaattactAAACGTAACATATGATAGATCGGCGAGACCTGTTAAATTAGGACCAAGAAATGGAATATTTACGGAAGTTGAGTTAGAATACGACAGATTCAGTAGACTAACAAGCTGGAAATGGGGAGATCTGAGTGAAAACTATGGTTTCGATAGAGCTGGAagattgaatgaaataaaatatggtGATGGATCATCGTTGGTTTATGCGTTCAAGGATATGTTCAGTAGTTTG ccGCTCAAAGTAAGTACACCGAGAGGATCAGATTACTTGCTCCAATACGATGATTCCGGAGCTCTGCAATCCTTAACAACCCCAAGAGGACATATTCACACGTTTTCTCTACAAACATCTCTcggatttttcaaatatcaatatttctcaCCGATGAACCGACACCCATACGAAATAATTTACAACGATAACGGTCAAATATTAGCTAAAATATTCCCACATCAATCTGGAAGAGTTTCTTACGTATATGATGACGCAGAAAGACTCGAAACTACTTTAGCCGGAATGAGCTCTACCCATTACGTCTATCATGAACTTTTAGATCTTGTAAAAAGTGTTGAGATCATAGAACCGAACTTCGAATTGAAACAAGAATTCAAATACCACGCTGGTATACTTaaagatgaaaaaatcaaatttaacagTAAAAGTGGTTTAGATAATGCTCACTATAAATATCAATATGATGGAAACGCCAGATTATCAACAGTAGATGTAGACATAAACGGTAAGGAACTGCCCCAGTTGAGactaaaatataatcaaaatctTGGAATTTTGGAGGGTATAAGCGACTTACGGGTGTACAGAAACACGTTCAACAGATCTGTTATGCAAGATACCACAAAACAATTCTTTACTATAACCGATTTCGATGATCGCGGACGTATTAAAACTATTCTAATAAACATAAAATCCTTTGACGTATTTAGATTAGAAGTAGAGTACGATTCCAGAAATAGAATACAGATGCAAAAGTTAATGGTCGGTAGATCGCAATTTATGGATAGATTTTCTTACAACTCCGACGGTCATGTCCTGGAAGTTATAGGTACTAGTAATTGGAAGTACGTTTACGACGAAAACGGTAATATAATCGGagttattaaagaaaaagaaaagatttcATTAGGATACGACAGCGGTGATAGAGTCGTTCAATATGGAGACGTAGAATTCTACAGTTACGATTCGCGTGGTTTCGTAGTCAGAAGAGGGGAACAAAAATATAGATACAATTCCAAAGGACAACTGATTCATGTATTCGAACgcgataaatttcaaatttggtacTATTACGACGATAGAGGTAGATTAGTATCTTGGAACGATGACAAAGGGAACGTAACGCAATACTTATACACGAACCCAAGCACCCCAGATTTACTAACTCACGTACATTTCCCCAAAACCGGCAGAACTTTTCGTTTCTTGTACGATTCCCGAAATGTCATTATAACAGTCGAAACTTCTGAACAAAGATTCTACGTTGCTTGCGATCAAAACGGTTCTCCAATCGCTCTGTTCGACATTAACGGCAATCTCATAAAGGAGGTCAGAAGAACGCCGTTCGGTAATATCGTTTTAGATACAAACCCAGATTTTTACCTACCGGTAGATTTCCACGGTGGTATTCTAGATCCCAACACGAAACTTATATTCGTCAACAAAAGATTATACGATCCGATCGTCGGACAGTGGATGACGCCAGACTGGGAAAGACTAGCGACGAAATTATCGATACCAACTGATGTGTTCATTTATAGATTCCACAATAACGATCCTATCAACTCCAAGATGTCATTGGATTATATGACAAGTTTCAACAGTTGGTTGAAACTATATGgatatgatattgaaaatatgctTGGTTCACGGTATATCAGTCGTCTGATTTATAGACCAAAGGCGCTAGTGACTGCTCCTCAACTAGCACCAGATTTTGGAATTATGTCTGGACTTCAGTGTATAGTGGACAAG attaatgaaaaattcatggATCTGAGTTTCGTTCCGAAACCGCTTCTGAAAATGGAACCCAAAACGAAGAATCTTCTTCCCAGAGTAGCATATAGAAGATCCGTCTTCGGCGAAGGTGTCCTCATATCTCGCTTAGGAAGTAGAGCCTTAGTTAGTGTAGTAGAAGGAGTAAATGGTGTAGTGCAAGACGTAGTAACTTCGGTATTTAATAATTCgttctttttaaatttacaattcAGTATACATGATCAAGACGTTTTCTATTTTGTCAAAGACAATGTACTTAAAATACGTGACGATTTAGAAGAGCTGCGTAGATTAGGTGGTATGTTCAATGTATCTACCCACGAAATAACCGAACACGGTTCTACAACAACAATAAAAGAATTGCGAATACACAATCCAGATGCAGTAGTAATTATTAAATACGGTGCCGATCCGGAAATTGAAACGCACAAAATTCTTCGACATGCGCACAAAAGAGCTGTGGAAAGAGCCTGGGAAATCGAAAAGCAACTCGTCGCTGCCGGTTTTCAAGGCAGAGGAGATTGGACagaagaagaaaaggaagaatTAATCTCCCATGGTGACGTAGATGGTTACGAAGGTGTGGATATACATAGTATACACAAATATCCTCAGTTGGCCGATGATCCTGGGAACGTTGCTTTCCAGAGGGATACTAAACGCAAACGAAGGAAGAGTGGTGTCAGAAGAAGTAGAATACATAGACATTCGTGA